In a genomic window of Sulfitobacter sp. THAF37:
- the hemF gene encoding oxygen-dependent coproporphyrinogen oxidase, with translation MTDDFDARKTQAAHWFRQLRDEIVRAFHALEARQPGDTPPGTFEVRATSRTADDGSDAGGGEMSVMRGGRVFEKVGVNISTVYGTLGERAQAAMAARKGLPGMKEDPRFWASGISLVAHMQNPHAPAVHMNTRMFWTPHAWWFGGGADLNPCIEYDADTAHFHAEMKRACDPHGEALYDELKAWADTYFYIPHRKRARGVGGIFYDDRNTGDWDADFRLTQDVGAAFLPAFVPLVDQRRETPWDEADKDTQLRHRGLYAEYNLVYDRGTKFGLETGHDPDAVLMSLPPLAKWY, from the coding sequence ATGACAGACGACTTCGACGCCCGAAAGACGCAGGCCGCGCACTGGTTCCGCCAGCTGCGGGACGAGATCGTGCGCGCCTTTCACGCGCTGGAGGCGCGCCAGCCGGGGGACACCCCGCCCGGCACCTTCGAGGTCCGCGCCACAAGCCGCACCGCCGATGACGGCTCGGACGCAGGCGGTGGCGAGATGAGCGTCATGCGCGGGGGCCGCGTGTTCGAAAAGGTCGGCGTCAACATCTCGACCGTATACGGCACTCTGGGCGAACGGGCACAGGCGGCGATGGCCGCCCGCAAGGGCCTGCCCGGCATGAAGGAAGATCCGCGCTTCTGGGCCTCCGGCATCAGCCTGGTTGCGCATATGCAGAACCCGCATGCCCCCGCCGTTCACATGAACACCCGCATGTTCTGGACGCCGCACGCCTGGTGGTTCGGCGGCGGTGCCGACCTGAACCCCTGTATCGAATACGACGCGGACACCGCCCATTTCCATGCCGAGATGAAACGCGCCTGCGACCCGCATGGCGAAGCTCTTTATGACGAACTGAAGGCCTGGGCAGACACGTATTTCTACATTCCCCACCGCAAGCGGGCGCGCGGGGTCGGCGGCATCTTCTATGACGACCGCAACACCGGCGACTGGGATGCGGATTTCAGGCTGACACAGGACGTGGGCGCGGCATTCCTGCCCGCCTTTGTCCCGCTGGTGGACCAACGCCGCGAAACGCCGTGGGACGAGGCGGACAAGGACACGCAATTGCGCCACCGGGGGCTCTATGCGGAATACAACCTCGTCTACGACCGCGGCACCAAGTTCGGCCTGGAAACCGGGCACGATCCCGATGCCGTGTTGATGAGCCTGCCGCCGCTGGCGAAATGGTACTGA
- a CDS encoding multidrug effflux MFS transporter, whose translation MSTAPLMTESRVSFIGAMLVAIGPVSMALYTPAMTDLVAAFGSTESVIKLTLTLYFGGFACAQLIAGPLSDALGRRPVTIGFLLLYCAASVLAMLAPTVEVLIFARFAQGIGASVGVAVSRALVRDLFTDEKSSRIMNLIGIILALGPALSPTIGGLMLLAFGWRSLFVVMTVIGFAAIITVYIFMKETVQRDLSRLNLGELGRSYRMLLGNRQFLTAAAVIGGALGAIYAQATFLPFILIDTVGLTPQQFGLAMLAQSGSFFTASLLMRWLMNRHSAKKLVPVGLVLIALGAAGTSTLLIWPPSFLHVMIPVAVYAFGIAFVMPDMSTAALAPFQREAGAAAALLGFIQMGSGLLVGTLGAFLGDAVMAMGLLIPAMGVCACLAYYLHRRTEIVIPPQPNATAGGGRGPAAPPAPVAGPQR comes from the coding sequence ATGAGCACCGCACCCCTCATGACCGAAAGCCGCGTCAGCTTTATCGGGGCGATGCTGGTGGCGATCGGGCCGGTTTCCATGGCGCTGTACACGCCCGCGATGACCGACCTCGTGGCGGCCTTCGGTTCTACAGAGTCGGTCATCAAGCTGACCCTGACGCTTTACTTCGGCGGCTTCGCCTGTGCGCAGCTCATCGCCGGACCGCTGTCGGACGCGCTGGGGCGGCGGCCCGTGACCATCGGGTTTCTCCTGCTTTACTGCGCGGCGAGCGTGCTGGCCATGCTCGCCCCGACGGTCGAGGTGCTGATTTTCGCCCGTTTCGCCCAAGGCATCGGCGCCTCTGTCGGTGTTGCGGTGTCGCGTGCGCTGGTGCGCGATCTTTTCACGGATGAGAAATCATCGCGGATCATGAACCTGATCGGGATCATTCTGGCCCTTGGCCCGGCGCTGTCGCCGACCATCGGCGGGCTGATGCTACTGGCTTTCGGGTGGCGTTCGCTCTTTGTGGTGATGACGGTGATCGGTTTTGCCGCGATCATCACCGTGTATATCTTCATGAAGGAAACCGTACAGCGCGACCTGTCGCGGCTGAATCTGGGAGAGCTGGGCCGCAGCTACCGCATGTTGCTGGGCAATCGGCAGTTCCTGACCGCTGCCGCCGTGATCGGCGGGGCGCTGGGGGCCATTTATGCGCAGGCGACTTTTCTGCCCTTCATCCTGATCGACACGGTGGGTCTGACGCCGCAGCAATTCGGGCTGGCGATGCTGGCGCAGTCCGGCAGCTTCTTCACCGCTTCGCTGCTGATGCGCTGGCTGATGAACCGCCACAGTGCCAAGAAGCTGGTGCCGGTCGGGCTGGTGCTGATCGCGCTAGGCGCCGCGGGCACATCGACCCTGCTGATATGGCCGCCGAGCTTCCTGCACGTCATGATCCCGGTGGCCGTCTATGCCTTTGGGATCGCCTTTGTCATGCCGGATATGTCCACGGCGGCGCTGGCCCCCTTCCAGCGCGAGGCAGGGGCGGCGGCGGCGCTGCTGGGGTTCATCCAGATGGGCTCGGGCCTGTTGGTGGGGACGTTGGGTGCTTTCCTGGGCGATGCCGTCATGGCGATGGGGCTGCTGATCCCCGCGATGGGCGTCTGCGCCTGTCTTGCCTATTACCTTCACCGCCGGACCGAGATCGTCATCCCGCCGCAGCCCAACGCCACCGCTGGTGGCGGGCGGGGGCCGGCCGCGCCGCCAGCGCCGGTGGCCGGGCCGCAACGCTGA
- a CDS encoding ATP-binding protein encodes MTRFLTGLSPTAIMLSAAVIAVILSASAVLMAIDRPYLDLPGGAVPTVVGDVALEETDLISEPDYLATYPRMTAFFERQDLIVAELDRPEVRVTYTTAGGATETAVFEPRPREIADLPFAFWFQQGVAILALLVAGWVLALRREDWGARMFVLTGIFVPVFALAASVYSTRQIALPGDTFKLLSQINHFGAGSFGIALVGLFLMYPKPLFHPRWLLVPLVIFGAGIVLDLAYVGTDVWLNLVVPTETLVALVFAVVQWWRSRRDPLSRAGLRWFFLFSMVGVSLFVSLSVLPPALGIATEGFVPQAYAFGFFNLMHIGLALGIIRWRVFDLDRYAYYVWVWLAGAVLIFATDLVLLLWLREQPWASLALALLIGGFLYFPLRQLLLVRLFGSRTPQVSAMIPEVIDVALAPTQRLQNERWDALLQETFAPAAQVEVMDDAPDTPRIAENGVALLLPALTGIEGRRLRYASGGRRLFGTDDIEAAAMLTRMHGVVRESHLAYERGVNVERDRISRDVHDNIGAQLLSALHAAEGARKDGLLRDTLTDLRQIISDGFRTNYKLSDTTADVRAEMADRLEVHDIALNWPAASLEDLATVAETQVPFLMVNTLRSLTREVTSNIIKHASATEVTVNLTLSEDMLHLEFLDNGTGFETVDVQRGSGLDNMEERVRTIGGTIRFRRMPRGMSTEVSLPLDVYSRSEMAEAAM; translated from the coding sequence ATGACCAGATTCCTGACCGGTTTGTCCCCCACGGCCATCATGCTGTCCGCCGCTGTGATCGCGGTCATTTTGTCCGCCTCCGCGGTGTTGATGGCGATCGACCGTCCCTATCTGGATCTGCCCGGCGGGGCCGTGCCGACAGTCGTCGGCGACGTGGCGCTGGAAGAGACCGACCTGATCAGCGAACCCGACTACCTGGCCACTTATCCCCGGATGACCGCGTTTTTCGAACGCCAGGACCTGATCGTGGCGGAGCTGGACAGGCCGGAGGTGCGCGTCACCTACACCACCGCAGGTGGCGCGACCGAAACTGCGGTCTTTGAACCCCGTCCACGCGAGATCGCCGATCTGCCCTTTGCCTTCTGGTTCCAGCAGGGCGTCGCCATCCTGGCGCTGCTGGTGGCGGGGTGGGTTCTGGCGCTGAGGCGCGAGGACTGGGGCGCGCGCATGTTTGTTCTGACCGGGATTTTCGTACCGGTCTTTGCGCTGGCGGCATCCGTCTATTCGACCCGCCAGATCGCACTGCCGGGCGACACCTTCAAACTGCTGTCGCAGATCAACCACTTCGGCGCGGGGTCCTTCGGTATCGCGCTGGTGGGACTGTTCCTGATGTACCCCAAGCCGTTGTTCCATCCGCGCTGGCTGCTGGTGCCGCTGGTGATCTTCGGCGCCGGGATCGTGCTGGACCTGGCCTATGTCGGGACCGATGTCTGGTTGAATCTGGTGGTGCCGACGGAGACGCTGGTCGCCCTCGTCTTTGCGGTGGTGCAATGGTGGCGGTCCCGGCGCGACCCGCTCAGCCGGGCGGGGCTGCGCTGGTTCTTTTTGTTTTCGATGGTGGGGGTGTCGCTGTTCGTGTCGCTCTCGGTGCTGCCACCCGCGCTGGGGATCGCGACCGAAGGTTTCGTGCCCCAGGCCTATGCCTTTGGCTTTTTCAACCTGATGCACATCGGGCTGGCGCTGGGGATCATCCGCTGGCGCGTTTTCGACCTGGACCGCTATGCCTATTACGTCTGGGTCTGGCTGGCCGGTGCGGTGCTGATCTTTGCGACCGATCTGGTGCTGCTGCTGTGGCTGCGTGAACAGCCCTGGGCGTCGCTGGCACTGGCGCTGCTGATCGGGGGGTTCCTGTACTTTCCGCTGCGCCAGCTGCTGCTTGTGCGCCTGTTCGGATCGCGCACGCCGCAGGTATCGGCCATGATACCCGAGGTGATCGACGTGGCGCTCGCCCCGACGCAGCGGTTGCAGAACGAGCGATGGGACGCGTTGCTGCAGGAAACCTTCGCCCCCGCCGCGCAGGTCGAGGTTATGGACGACGCGCCGGACACGCCCAGGATTGCCGAGAACGGCGTGGCGCTGCTGCTGCCCGCGCTGACGGGGATCGAAGGGCGCAGGTTGCGCTACGCATCGGGCGGGCGGCGGTTGTTCGGGACGGATGATATAGAGGCGGCGGCGATGCTGACGCGGATGCACGGCGTGGTGCGCGAAAGCCATCTGGCCTACGAGCGCGGCGTGAACGTGGAGCGTGACCGGATCAGCCGGGACGTGCACGACAACATCGGCGCGCAACTGCTCAGCGCGTTGCACGCCGCGGAAGGCGCGCGCAAGGATGGCCTGCTGCGCGACACGCTTACCGACCTGCGCCAGATCATCAGCGACGGCTTCCGGACGAACTACAAGCTGTCGGACACCACCGCCGATGTCCGCGCCGAGATGGCCGACCGGCTGGAGGTGCACGACATTGCCCTGAACTGGCCTGCCGCTTCGCTTGAGGATCTGGCGACCGTGGCCGAGACGCAGGTGCCTTTCCTGATGGTCAACACCCTGCGGTCGCTGACCCGAGAGGTGACGAGCAATATCATCAAGCACGCCAGCGCCACCGAAGTGACGGTCAATCTCACCTTATCAGAGGATATGTTGCATCTGGAATTCCTTGATAATGGCACCGGGTTCGAAACGGTGGATGTGCAAAGGGGGTCGGGGCTCGACAATATGGAAGAACGTGTGAGAACCATCGGCGGCACGATCCGCTTTCGCCGGATGCCGAGAGGCATGAGCACCGAAGTCAGCCTGCCGCTTGACGTGTATTCACGTTCCGAAATGGCTGAGGCGGCGATGTGA
- a CDS encoding ABC transporter ATP-binding protein: MTQPILSIRDLTVEIPTRHGILRPVDGISYDIGRGEVLGIVGESGAGKSMAGNAVIGLLSPPARIAKGEIHVNGTRIDRLKGDGIRRLRGKEIGMVFQDPLTSLNPLLRIGDQLTETILAHLDVSRAEAERRAVAALDEVGIPGARDRINSYPHEFSGGMRQRVVIALALCAEPSLIIADEPTTALDVSVQAQIISLLKALCRDRGTAVMLITHDMGVIAEAADRVAVMYAGKLAELGPVRDVLSTPRHPYTDGLMGSTPLASRGKARLHQIPGAMPRLDALPSGCAFHPRCPYAQDKCSADPGPTLADGNGAACWFPLPHDAKVA; encoded by the coding sequence TTGACCCAACCCATCCTTTCCATTCGTGACCTCACGGTCGAAATCCCCACGCGCCACGGCATCCTGCGGCCCGTTGACGGGATCAGCTATGACATCGGCCGGGGCGAGGTGCTGGGCATCGTCGGGGAATCCGGCGCGGGAAAGTCCATGGCGGGCAATGCCGTGATCGGTCTGCTGTCGCCGCCCGCGCGGATTGCCAAGGGCGAAATCCACGTCAATGGCACCCGCATCGACCGGCTCAAGGGCGACGGCATCCGCCGCCTGCGGGGCAAGGAAATCGGGATGGTGTTTCAGGACCCGCTGACGTCGCTCAACCCGCTGCTGCGCATCGGGGATCAGTTGACGGAAACGATTCTGGCCCATCTCGACGTGTCGCGGGCGGAGGCGGAAAGGCGCGCGGTCGCGGCGCTGGACGAAGTGGGTATTCCCGGCGCGCGGGACCGGATCAATTCCTATCCGCATGAATTCTCCGGCGGGATGCGGCAACGGGTTGTGATCGCGCTGGCGCTTTGTGCCGAGCCGTCGCTGATCATCGCGGATGAGCCGACAACCGCGCTGGATGTGTCGGTTCAGGCACAGATCATTTCCCTGCTCAAAGCGCTGTGCCGCGACCGGGGCACGGCGGTCATGCTGATCACCCACGACATGGGTGTCATCGCCGAGGCGGCGGACCGTGTCGCGGTGATGTACGCGGGCAAGCTGGCCGAGCTTGGCCCGGTGCGTGACGTGCTGAGCACGCCGCGCCATCCCTATACCGACGGGTTGATGGGGTCGACGCCGCTGGCCTCGCGCGGGAAGGCACGGCTGCACCAGATCCCCGGTGCCATGCCCCGGCTGGATGCGCTGCCATCGGGCTGCGCCTTTCATCCGCGCTGCCCCTATGCGCAGGACAAATGCAGTGCCGATCCCGGCCCGACCCTGGCGGATGGGAACGGCGCTGCCTGCTGGTTCCCGCTGCCCCATGACGCAAAGGTGGCATGA
- a CDS encoding MarR family winged helix-turn-helix transcriptional regulator yields the protein MPSKIDPESPGFLVSTTARLMRGAFEREIERAQIGVTAGEARVLAHMSVCGGMRQNILADRLGCAPMSVSAFLDRLERAGLIERGPDPDDRRAKIVRLTAAAGPILTQIQLAGEEARKAAFAGVRPEDFEVFRAVCLQLRANLEEPRGARAAAEVAQ from the coding sequence ATGCCTTCGAAAATCGACCCGGAGTCGCCGGGTTTCCTTGTCAGCACCACCGCGCGGCTGATGCGCGGTGCATTCGAACGCGAAATCGAACGGGCGCAGATCGGCGTCACGGCGGGCGAAGCACGGGTGTTGGCGCATATGTCCGTCTGCGGCGGCATGCGCCAGAACATCCTGGCCGACCGGCTGGGCTGCGCCCCGATGAGCGTGTCCGCCTTTCTGGACCGGCTTGAACGCGCCGGTTTGATCGAACGCGGGCCCGACCCGGACGACAGACGTGCCAAGATCGTGCGGCTGACAGCTGCCGCCGGGCCCATCCTGACGCAGATACAACTGGCCGGAGAAGAGGCGCGCAAGGCCGCCTTTGCCGGGGTGCGCCCCGAGGATTTCGAGGTTTTCCGGGCTGTCTGCCTGCAGCTGCGCGCCAATCTCGAAGAACCCCGCGGTGCCCGCGCGGCAGCGGAGGTGGCGCAATGA
- a CDS encoding ABC transporter ATP-binding protein: MALVSVANLTRIFDVSKPWLNRVIERREKAFLTAVSDVSFDIEERSVYALVGESGSGKSTIGKILVGLMPPTEGSVKIRDVDLARERDAARVDAVRADIQMIFQDPYASLNPRWRVRDIIVEPVAARGGQTKGLAEKLLEQVGLSARDAGKFPHEFSGGQRQRICIARALASEPKLIVCDEPTSALDVSVQAQVLNLMSDLKDDLGLTYLFISHDLTVVQHISDKVGVLYLGRLVEEAAPDELFDDPKHPYTQMLLEAAPKLGEFGREVDPPKGEIPDPINPPPGCAYHPRCPLAQDICRKERPEMRGLRGARVACHMAE, translated from the coding sequence ATGGCCCTGGTATCGGTTGCAAACCTGACACGCATCTTCGACGTGTCCAAACCCTGGCTCAACCGGGTGATCGAACGCCGGGAAAAGGCATTTCTGACCGCCGTCAGCGATGTCAGCTTCGACATCGAGGAACGCAGCGTCTATGCGCTGGTCGGCGAAAGCGGGTCGGGAAAATCCACCATCGGGAAAATCCTCGTGGGGCTGATGCCGCCCACCGAAGGGTCGGTCAAGATCCGTGACGTGGATCTGGCCCGCGAACGCGATGCCGCCCGCGTCGATGCGGTGCGCGCCGATATTCAGATGATTTTCCAAGACCCTTATGCCTCGCTCAATCCGCGGTGGCGGGTGCGAGACATCATCGTCGAACCCGTCGCGGCGCGGGGCGGGCAGACCAAGGGTCTGGCGGAGAAGCTGCTGGAACAGGTCGGGCTGTCGGCCCGCGACGCGGGCAAGTTCCCGCATGAATTCTCGGGCGGGCAACGCCAGCGCATCTGCATCGCCCGCGCGCTGGCGTCAGAGCCCAAGCTGATCGTCTGTGACGAGCCGACATCGGCGCTGGATGTCTCGGTGCAGGCGCAGGTGCTGAACCTGATGAGCGACCTCAAGGACGATCTGGGGCTGACCTATCTGTTCATCAGCCACGATCTGACCGTGGTGCAGCATATTTCCGACAAGGTCGGCGTGCTATACTTGGGCAGGCTGGTGGAAGAGGCGGCACCCGACGAATTGTTCGACGATCCCAAGCATCCCTATACCCAGATGTTGCTGGAGGCCGCGCCAAAGCTGGGCGAATTCGGCCGCGAGGTCGACCCGCCCAAGGGCGAAATCCCCGATCCGATCAACCCGCCGCCGGGTTGCGCGTACCACCCGCGCTGCCCGCTGGCGCAGGATATCTGCCGCAAGGAACGCCCCGAAATGCGCGGTCTGCGCGGCGCGCGGGTCGCTTGCCACATGGCTGAATAG
- a CDS encoding ABC transporter permease, with the protein MTDTQMPPDTPIAVKDPSRLSLALQSDFVYKFRRSPVAIISFAVVTIMVLASVFAPLVAPYNPFDPSSLNLMNGFSRPMTPNAFTGDTFWLGTDDQGRDVFSTILYGLRISLFVGAAAVLFAMVLGITLGLIAGYVGGWTETIIMRIADVQLTFPAILVAMLIFGIAKGITPVEYRDQMAIWVLIIAIGLSDWVQFARVVRGATLVEKNKEYVQAARLIGRRSPAIMVRHILPNVLSPVLVIATISLALAIIAEATLSFLGVGAPPTQPSLGTLIRIGQGFLFSGEWWILLFPAVTLLALALSVNLLGDWLRDALNPRLR; encoded by the coding sequence ATGACCGATACGCAAATGCCCCCCGACACGCCGATCGCGGTCAAGGACCCCTCGCGCCTCAGCCTCGCGCTGCAGAGCGATTTCGTCTACAAGTTCCGCCGCTCGCCCGTGGCGATAATCAGCTTTGCCGTGGTGACGATCATGGTGCTGGCGTCCGTCTTTGCGCCGCTGGTTGCGCCTTACAATCCATTCGATCCCTCGTCGCTGAACCTGATGAACGGCTTTTCCCGGCCGATGACGCCCAACGCGTTCACCGGGGACACCTTTTGGCTGGGCACCGACGATCAGGGGCGCGATGTGTTCTCGACTATTCTCTATGGGTTGCGCATTTCGCTTTTCGTGGGGGCGGCGGCGGTGTTGTTTGCCATGGTGCTTGGCATCACGCTGGGGCTGATTGCGGGCTATGTCGGCGGCTGGACCGAGACGATCATCATGCGCATCGCTGACGTTCAGCTGACCTTTCCGGCCATTCTGGTGGCCATGCTGATCTTTGGCATCGCCAAGGGGATCACCCCGGTCGAATACCGCGACCAGATGGCGATCTGGGTGCTGATCATCGCCATCGGGCTGAGCGACTGGGTGCAGTTCGCGCGTGTGGTGCGGGGTGCGACGCTGGTGGAGAAGAACAAGGAATACGTGCAGGCCGCGCGGCTGATCGGGCGGCGGTCGCCCGCGATCATGGTGCGGCACATCCTGCCGAACGTGCTGTCGCCGGTGCTGGTGATTGCCACGATTTCGCTGGCGCTGGCGATCATTGCCGAGGCGACGCTGAGCTTTCTCGGCGTCGGCGCCCCGCCCACGCAGCCGTCGCTGGGCACGCTGATCCGGATCGGGCAGGGGTTCCTGTTCTCGGGCGAATGGTGGATCCTGCTGTTTCCCGCCGTGACGCTGCTGGCGCTGGCCTTGTCGGTGAACCTGCTGGGCGACTGGCTGCGCGACGCGCTGAACCCGAGATTGCGGTAA
- a CDS encoding response regulator has protein sequence MIDRILIVEDVAQSRAFMTGILINIFPKAEILEAPDMRSAFGLCERHQFDLALVDLQLPDGDGYGVLRKLDQTQDAVTAIVTTAMGSDSAIVAALSAGAQGYLLKSDPPELIASHLRQIPNGTPPLSPAIARRVMDHFRQTGPNVDDNASLTRREAEVLSLVGRGLRVSDVAGALELAPSTVSSHVKSIYRKLNISSRAEAAYQAARLGLLTDERPR, from the coding sequence GTGATCGACAGGATACTCATCGTTGAGGATGTTGCCCAAAGCCGGGCCTTCATGACCGGCATATTGATCAACATTTTTCCCAAGGCCGAAATACTGGAAGCCCCCGACATGCGCTCGGCTTTTGGTCTGTGCGAGCGGCATCAATTCGATCTGGCGCTGGTGGACCTGCAACTGCCCGACGGTGACGGTTACGGCGTGCTGCGCAAGCTGGATCAGACGCAGGATGCGGTGACCGCCATCGTGACCACCGCCATGGGCAGCGACAGCGCCATCGTCGCGGCCTTGTCCGCCGGGGCGCAGGGGTATCTGCTGAAGAGCGACCCGCCCGAGCTGATCGCCAGCCATCTGCGGCAGATCCCCAACGGTACGCCACCGCTGTCGCCCGCCATCGCCCGGCGGGTGATGGACCACTTCCGGCAGACCGGGCCCAATGTGGACGACAACGCCTCGCTGACCCGGCGCGAAGCCGAGGTGCTGTCTTTGGTCGGGCGCGGGCTGCGGGTGTCGGACGTGGCGGGCGCGCTGGAACTGGCGCCAAGCACGGTGTCGAGTCACGTCAAGTCGATCTACCGCAAGCTCAACATCTCAAGCCGTGCAGAGGCCGCCTACCAGGCCGCGCGCCTGGGCCTGCTGACGGACGAACGGCCGCGATGA
- a CDS encoding surface lipoprotein assembly modifier, with protein sequence MSFAWPFRLTRSVAVICTLCLLLAGAPLRAQQSLEDTWLTAVGFVQAGEPGRALPLIERLVSARPRNKKYRFELALALFRLGRDGRAKFHLEQLRGADLTPQERQVINRMIGAIDARRVWSGYFGLNIRPESNGTKQTEDRVLVIGGLPLTLDETAIGKATVSTIVTTGLTFAPEIGEGMKARLSLDAYLKHNSEVALRDYILTGRTGLSYTTPQQRYWDGGLLLGTRRAADRPYSETVGLYLNHARRVGNAGTLRLGGEVSRTFRRRGLADIDRMFLSVGYTHAVGGNAQLSFTGFVERNDSAQLTTDGLRRGLNLSGLYAFDGGLMTSLTLRGEMDDRTGVSRLFGAARSDRKLAADLRVYHRDFRIGSFAPEIQFGIERNRSNIPLADYTNRYLSIGLTRKF encoded by the coding sequence GTGAGCTTTGCCTGGCCCTTTCGGCTGACCCGAAGTGTCGCTGTGATCTGCACGCTTTGCCTGCTGCTGGCTGGCGCGCCGTTGCGTGCGCAGCAGTCCCTGGAGGACACCTGGCTGACCGCCGTGGGGTTCGTGCAGGCGGGCGAGCCCGGTCGGGCACTGCCGCTGATCGAAAGGCTGGTCTCGGCCCGGCCGCGCAACAAGAAATACCGCTTTGAACTGGCGTTGGCGCTGTTCCGGCTGGGCCGCGACGGGCGGGCGAAGTTTCACCTGGAACAGCTGCGTGGGGCGGATCTGACCCCGCAGGAGCGTCAGGTCATCAATCGCATGATCGGTGCGATCGACGCCCGGCGGGTCTGGTCAGGCTATTTCGGCCTGAACATCCGGCCCGAATCGAACGGGACAAAGCAGACCGAGGACCGCGTGCTGGTGATTGGCGGGCTGCCCCTGACGCTGGACGAAACGGCCATCGGCAAGGCGACGGTCAGCACCATCGTCACCACCGGGCTTACCTTTGCCCCCGAGATCGGTGAAGGTATGAAGGCGCGGCTTTCGCTGGATGCCTATCTGAAGCACAATTCCGAGGTCGCCCTGCGGGACTATATCCTGACCGGGCGGACCGGTCTGTCCTATACCACGCCGCAACAGCGGTATTGGGATGGCGGGCTGTTGCTGGGCACACGGCGGGCGGCCGACAGGCCCTATTCCGAAACGGTGGGGCTGTATCTGAACCATGCGCGGCGGGTGGGCAACGCGGGCACCCTGCGGCTGGGGGGAGAGGTGTCGCGCACGTTCCGCAGGCGCGGGCTGGCAGACATTGACCGCATGTTCCTGTCCGTCGGCTATACCCATGCCGTCGGGGGCAATGCGCAGCTGTCCTTTACCGGCTTCGTGGAAAGGAATGACTCCGCTCAATTGACCACAGATGGCTTGCGCCGGGGCCTGAACCTCAGCGGTCTCTACGCCTTTGACGGAGGGCTGATGACCAGCCTGACCCTGCGTGGCGAGATGGACGACCGCACCGGGGTAAGCCGCCTGTTCGGGGCGGCCCGCAGCGACCGCAAGCTGGCGGCAGACCTGCGGGTCTATCACCGCGATTTCCGCATCGGCAGCTTTGCCCCCGAGATCCAGTTCGGGATCGAGCGGAACAGATCGAACATTCCGCTGGCGGACTACACCAACCGCTATCTGTCCATTGGTCTGACGCGCAAGTTTTAG
- a CDS encoding cupin domain-containing protein, translating into MAPSDILAEVLLPTQELRNDLPFYTKTLGMRLETIFPADDPSVASFSGHGLRVRIEKGADVPPGRLRILTDAPDDFAEGQRRLTAPNGTIIDVVPLSPAVEQPVTQHEFAVRRLRDEAPWVIGRAGMHYRDLIPTRLGGSIIASHIRIPDGGPVPDMVHYHTVGFQLIFCYKGWVDVLYEDQGDVIRLHAGDCVTQPPGIRHRVMHASAEIEVIEIGVPAEHVTTIDHDFTLPNGKGDPSREWDGQRFVHHVKEGAVWQPFRIPGFTARDTGITAGTKGVAGIQVVRPDGGTPVPAKHDADIHFTFVMEGTMTLAAEGQGDRDLQPGDAFVIPPGMVSQYRDCSDDLELLEVALRGDFDTTLV; encoded by the coding sequence ATGGCCCCCTCCGACATCCTGGCCGAAGTGCTGCTGCCCACGCAGGAGCTGCGCAATGACCTGCCGTTCTATACCAAGACATTGGGCATGCGGCTGGAGACCATTTTTCCGGCCGACGACCCGAGCGTTGCCAGCTTTTCCGGTCATGGGCTGCGGGTGCGGATCGAAAAGGGTGCGGATGTCCCGCCGGGCCGGTTGCGGATCCTGACGGACGCCCCCGACGACTTTGCCGAGGGACAGCGCCGTCTGACCGCGCCCAACGGCACGATCATCGACGTGGTGCCGTTGTCGCCCGCGGTGGAGCAGCCTGTCACCCAGCACGAATTCGCTGTTCGCCGCCTGCGGGACGAGGCGCCCTGGGTCATCGGGCGTGCGGGCATGCATTACCGGGATCTGATCCCGACGCGGTTGGGCGGGTCGATCATCGCCAGCCACATCCGCATTCCCGATGGCGGCCCGGTCCCGGACATGGTGCATTATCACACCGTCGGGTTTCAGCTGATCTTTTGCTACAAGGGGTGGGTCGATGTCCTGTACGAGGATCAGGGCGACGTGATCCGCCTGCATGCGGGCGATTGCGTGACCCAGCCGCCGGGCATACGCCACCGCGTGATGCATGCCTCTGCCGAGATCGAGGTGATCGAGATCGGCGTGCCTGCCGAACATGTGACCACGATCGACCACGATTTCACCCTGCCCAACGGCAAGGGCGACCCGAGCCGCGAATGGGACGGCCAGCGGTTCGTGCACCATGTCAAGGAAGGGGCCGTCTGGCAGCCTTTCCGCATTCCGGGGTTCACCGCCCGCGATACCGGCATCACCGCCGGGACCAAGGGTGTCGCGGGGATCCAGGTGGTCCGACCCGATGGCGGCACCCCGGTTCCTGCGAAACACGACGCCGATATCCACTTTACCTTCGTGATGGAGGGAACGATGACGCTTGCCGCCGAAGGGCAGGGGGACCGCGACCTGCAACCGGGCGACGCCTTTGTCATTCCGCCGGGCATGGTATCGCAGTACCGGGACTGTTCAGACGATCTGGAATTGCTGGAGGTCGCGCTGCGCGGGGATTTCGACACCACCCTGGTCTGA